The Hymenobacter sp. DG25A nucleotide sequence CCAGAAAGCCCGGCCAAACGATGGCCGGGAGAAATATAAGTTCGACCACGAAGGGATTCCGCGCGTAAGCGTGCCCATGTCGGCCATGCTGCCCCAGCACTGGCTGCGAATACCGAAGAAACCTTTGAAGAAGTCTACCACCACTCCATGAATTCCTGGATTCAACTAACCCAACCAGAACAGCTGGTCGATATCGTTCGCGAATCAGAAGAGCAGACTGTTCTTATTTTCAAGCACAGCACTAGCTGCTCCATTAGTGCCGCCGCCAAAAGCCGCCTGGAGCGCCAGTGGGCCGATGCCGGTCTGTCGAATGTAAAAATGTACTACTTGGATTTACTGCGCTTCCGCCCTATCTCCAATGAAATTGCCGAGAAGTTTGGCGTGCGCCATGAGTCGCCCCAGTTGCTGCTCATCAAGCAGGGCGAGTGCCGCTACGATGCCTCGCACATGGGCATCCGCCTGAGCGACGTGCAAAGCCAGCTCTAGAAAAGCCCTGACGCTACAAACAAAACGCCCCGCGCTGAATTCCTTAGGGAAATCGGCGCGGGGCGTTGCTATACGGAACCTGGCAGAACCAGCGTTACCGGTCGTAGGTGAACTGAACCTGCTGCTGTATTTCGGGGTTCAGACTAAGGGCTACCGGGCACGTACGGGCCGCATTTTCCAGGATGGTGCGTTCTTTGGCCGGCAAGGCAGCGGGCATATGAAAGTGCACATCTACCTGGGCAATGCGCCGGGGCTCGGCACTCATATGCTTGGTTACTTCGAAGGTGGTGCCGGTTAAATCTACTTCGTGGCGGTTGGCCACGATGCCCATAATCGTCATCATGCATGAGCCCAGCGCCGTACTAACCAGGTCGGTGGGGGAGAAGGCCTCGCCCCGGCCGTGGTTATCCACGGGGGCGTCGGTCAGAATGGTGTTGCCGGAAGCTACGTGTGTAGCTTCGGTGCGCAAATTGCCGGCGTATTGAGCGGTGGCGGTTGACATGGGCTATGAAATAGAGCTAGACGAATGGTGGTAAATTTACGTACTTTCGAGAAGTCACGCCGGGCCGGGTTGGCCTGTGGCGGTTGGATGTTCCACGTTTTTTCCTTTCCGGGCGCCGTGCGTACCAGTCTCCTCTTTGGTTTTGCCCTGCTGGCCGCAATCTGCGGCAGCTTTGCCCCGGCGCAGGCTCAACAGGCCACCGAAGCTCCCACCTACCGTAAAGAGTTTGCCTACGGCATCAACTTCAACACCAACGGCGGCCTTATTGGCGGCGGCATGATTCGCTCCACCCATCTGCTGACGGCCGATATGTCGCGCTTCTGGATGGTGGAGGTAGTGGAGGTGAAGCACCCCAAGGAGCAGCGGGTGCAGAATCCCTACACCGGCGGCGTGTATGTATTCGGAAAAACCAACTCTGCCTTTGTGCTGCGGCCTTCCGTGGGGGCGCAGAAGGTTATCTTCCGCAAAGCACCGGACTCTGGGGTACAAATCAACGGCCTGGTGGGCGCGGGCCCTTCGGTAGCCCTGCTGCTGCCCTATTACATCTACTACGACTACACCAAGCGCGACGCGCAGAACCGGCCCATCTCGCAGGAAGACATCCGGGCCGAGCCCTATAGCCCCGAGAGGCACCGCAACGAAGTTTTTATCTATGATCATGCTCCGCTCTTTTCGGGTATTAACGATCTGAAGCCTCAGGTAGGGGCGCACGTGCGCGGAGCCCTCACGTTTGAGTACGGCCGCTACCGCGACGCCATTGCGGGCGTAGAAACAGGTTTTCTGTTTGAGGCTTATCCCAAGCCAGTTTTATTGATGCGGGCCCTGGGCACGCCCGATGATCAGTTAAACAACCGGTACTTCACGTCGGTTTATCTGACCATATACATCGGCAGCCGCAGCTAAGGCCAAATCCGGCCCGGTACCTTCTCTACCGATAGCTGCCAACTGCCGCCTAGCCCCTACCTTTGTAGTATGGATGAAATGCTGACCCTCCCCGTGATTCAGCCGGAGGCTGCTGCGCCGGCTCGTCCGCGCAAGCCCGACTGGTTGCGCGTGAAGCTGCCCGTGGGCCCCGAATACGCCAGCGTGCGCCGCCTGGTAGATGAACATAAGCTGCACACCATATGTGAGAGCGGCAATTGCCCCAACATGGGCGAGTGTTGGGGAGCCGGCACGGCTACCTTCATGATTCTGGGCAACATATGCACCCGCTCCTGCTCGTTCTGCGCCGTAGCCACCGGCCGCCCCACGGAGTTTGATACCGATGAGCCCCGCCGCGTAGCGGAAGCTATTCAGCTCATGGGCGTGAAGCACGCGGTTATCACCAGCGTCAACCGTGACGAGCTGAAAGACCGGGGGGCCAGCATCTGGCTGGAAACCGTGGTGCGCATCAAGCAGCTCAGCCCGGAAACTACCATTGAAACCCTGATTCCCGACGTGAAAGCGAATTGGGAAGCCCTGGACGTGATGATTGCCGGCGGTCAGGAAGTGGTATCGCACAACATGGAAACCGTGGGAAGCCTTTACCGGCTGGTACGTCCCCAGGGTAAGTATGACCGCAGCCTAGAGCAGATCCGGCGGACCAAAGCCGCTGGCCGGCGCACCAAATCCGGTATTATGCTGGGCCTGGGCGAAACCCAGGAGGAGATGTATAAGGCCATGGATGACCTGGTAGCCAATGGCCTGGACATTCTCACGCTGGGCCAGTACCTGCAGCCCACCAAGCGCCACCTGGAAGTAGCCGAGTTCATTCACCCCGATATGTTCGCGCATTACCGGGAAGAAGGTCTGCGCCGTGGTCTGAAGTACGTGGAAAGCGGCCCCCTGGTGCGCTCCAGCTACCACGCCGAGCGCCACGTGAACGTGCCAATTTAAGCGGTTTCACCCACTGGAATAAAAAAAGCCCGCTTCAAGCAGAAGCGGGCTTTTTAGTGGAATGGAATGCGGCGGAATTAGCGCCGGGCCTGGGCATCCTGTGGAGGAAAAGTACCCAGTACACTGCCCACAATGCGGTACACTTCCGGCTCCGTAATGGTCTGATTGTCTACCCGCGCCTGGCCATAGCCGCGCCAGGCCAGCTGCTTGCGCTTGGCATCTACAATGTCGATGATGACCGTACCGGCCTTGTAGTTGTCGATGATGGTTTGCTGCCGGCCGTAGCCATACCACCGATACCCGTAGGGGTACATGCCGTTGTATAGGGGGTCTACGCGCTGCTTGTCTTCCACTTTCGCGCTATAGGCTACATACACGTCTGGTGCTTTATCCGTGAGCATGAGGCCTTTGCGACTCATTTCCGCTTCCACAGCCTTGCGGATGCGCTGGTCGAGGAAGGAATTGTAGTCGTGCGCCGGGCCACCTTCGGCATCAGATGGCTGCTGCGGATACCATGCCCAGGTTTTATAGGAGCGGAAGTTAATACTATGGTCAAAATCAGTAGTAACCCCAACCCGACCCGTGGTGGCGCACCCGGCGCTGGCAAGCAATAAACCCAGGCCCACCATGGCCGTTGCCACGGGGCGAGAGAATAAACGAAGGACAGAATTCATATAGCTTGTAAGTAAAAGTAAGGTGAGGTATATCCCGGAATATACGGTCTTCCAGTGCCTCCAGGCCATGAAAAAAGACATTACGGGCTTCGATTTTTAACAGATTTTCACTGGCCACTGTTCCCAGTTTTGTGGAAGTCAACATGGAATCGGACAATTTTTTTTATTAGCACAAGCTTTTGCAGTATCTTTTGGAATCTTACTACCACCTACCTCAGCATTATGGGTCGATTTTTCCTCTTCTTTTCCATCTTAGGCCTTCTGTTCTCCTGCAGCTCCGCCTCTGAAACGTCTTCTTCCACTAAGCGCAACCAGGGTCCTGTAGCGCATAACACTATCGTAGATTGTGTGCTTTACGATGGGATGTCTAAATCGTCCAAAGAACTGGTGAAGCTATCCTCAGAAACGGAAGTGCAGGTAACCGATACGGTGGACTATTATTTTATGAAAGTGCGCGTGGTGAAGGATGGTCAGACGTATAACGGCTATCTGCACCGCAACTGCTTTGGCATGTAGTGCTACCCGGTTAGCCGGCTGCCCCGCTTTTCCTGCCCGGCCGCTGGCTTCCCTGTTTCCCTTATAACCAAACAGCCCCCGTAACGCACGTTACGGGGGCTGTTTGGTTATGTACTGCGCTTAGCGCTTAGTACGAAGGGCCTTTATCTGTAGGCACCAGCTGTTCTTCCGCATCTACATACTGTTCCAGCGGCGTGCAGGAGCAGATGAGGTTCCGGTCGCCGTAGGCCGAGTCGATGCGGGCAACGGTGGGCCAGAACTTGTAGGCGCGGGCGTACTCTGTGGGGTACACGGCCTGCTCCCGCGAGTAGGGACGCGTCCACTCGTGCGTCAGCACGCTGGCCGCGGTGTGCGGGGCATGCTTCAGCATGTTGTCCTTGGCATCGGCGCGGCCGGCTTCTACCTCCGCAATTTCCTTGCGGATACCAATCATGGCCTCAATGAAGCGGTCCAGCTCCTCTTTGCTTTCCGACTCCGTGGGCTCCACCATCAGCGTGCCCGCTACCGGGAACGATACGGTAGGCGCATGGAAGCCGTAGTCCATCAGGCGCTTGGCAATATCCTCCACCTCAATACCCGCCTTTTTGAACTGGCGGCAGTCGAGAATCATTTCGTGGGCGCAGCGGCCGTTGCTACCGGTGTACAGCACAGGGTAGTGCTCTTCCAGGCGGGCCTTGATGTAGTTGGCGTTCAGAATGGCAATGCGCGTGGCCTGCGTCAGTCCCTCGCCGCCCATCATGTTGATGTAGGCGTAGGAGATGGGCAGGATGCTGGCGGAGCCCCAGGGTGCCGAGGTTACCGCGCCGTAGGTGCGGCCATCGGCATCTACGAGCACGTGGCCGGGCAGGTAAGGGGCCAGGTCGGCTACTACGCCAATCGGGCCTACGCCGGGTCCGCCGCCCCCGTGGGGGATGCAGAAGGTTTTGTGCAGGTTCAGGTGGCACACATCGGCGCCAATGGTGGCGGGCGAGGTGAGACCTACCTGGGCATTCATGTTGGCGCCGTCCATGTACACACGGCCGCCATGGTCATGAATGGTCTGGCAGATGTCGATGATGGTTTCCTCGTACACGCCGTGCGTGCTGGGGTAAGTCACCATCAGGCAGCTCAGCTTGTCGGCATACTGCTCGGCTTTGGCTTTCAGGTCGGCCACATCGATGTTACCATCTTCGGTGCTCTTCACTACCACTACCTGCATGCCGGCCATTACGGCCGAAGCGGGGTTAGTGCCGTGGGCTGAGGCCGGAATCAAGGCTACGTTGCGGTGCTGGTCGCCGCGGGCATCATGGTAGCCTTTAATGGCTAGCAGGCCGGCATACTCGCCCTGGGCACCCGAGTTGGGCTGCAGCGAAACGGCTGCAAAACCGGTTACCTCGCACAGCCAGGCTTCCAGGTCCTTGAAGATTTCGGCGTAGCCCTGCGCTTGCTCGCGCGGGGCGAAGGGGTGCAGACCACCAATTTCCGGCCACGTCACCGGAATCATCTCGGCGGTGGCATTCAGCTTCATGGTGCACGAACCCAGGGAAATCATGGAGTGCGCCAGGCTCAGGTCCTTGTTTTCCAGCTGCTTCATGTAGCGCAGCATCTCGTGCTCGGAGTGGTGCGAGTTGAAGATGGGGTGCGTGAGATACTCACTGGTGCGGATCAGGTTGTCAGTCCAGTTCACGGATACTTCAGCGGGCAGCTCCACGGGCTTGGCGTCTTTGCCCAGCACTTTGCTGAACACGGCCACGATGTCGCGCACGTCTTCAATTTCGGTGTTCTGGTTCAGGGAGATGCCTACGCGGGGCGAGCCATACTCTTCAAAATAGCGGAAGTTGATGCCGGCGGCCTCGGCTTCCTGCTTGATGGCATTTTGCAGCTCTACGCTTTCCAGCTTGATGTCCAGCGTATCGAAATAGAACTCATTCCGCTGATTCAGACCCAGATCCGACAGCGCGGCGGCCAGCGTTTGCGCGAGGCCGTGGATGTTGGAGGCGAACTGCTTGAGGCGCTGCGGGCCGTGGTACACGGCATACATGCCGGCCAGCACCGACAGCAGCACCTGGGCGGTGCAGATGTTGGAGGTAGCTTTTTCGCGGCGGATGTGCTGCTCGCGGGTCTGCAGGGCCATGCGGTAGGCCTTGTTGCCGGCGGCATCAATGCTCTGACCAATGATACGGCCGGGAATTACGCGCTTGAAGGCGTCTTTGGTAGCCAAGAAGCCCGCGTGCGGTCCGCCGTAGCCCATGGGCACGCCAAAGCGCTGCGAGTTGCCCACTACGGCGTCGGCGCCCATCTCGCCGGGAGGCGTGAGCAGCGTGAGGGCCATCAGGTCGGCGGCTACGGTTACGAACAGGCCGTTGTCGTGCGCTTTCGAGATGAAATCGGTGTAGTCGTACACGGCGCCATCGGCAGCGGGGTACTGCAGAATAGCCCCGAACAGGGACTCATCGGTGAGGTCGAAGGTGCGGTGGTTACCTACTACCAACTCAATGCCCAGCGGCGTGGCGCGGGTGCGCAGCACGTCAATGGTTTGGGGCAGCACCTGCTCCGAGACGAAGTAGCGGGTAGCATTCTTCTTCTTGGACAGGGAGTGGAACATGTGCAGCGTCTCGGCAGCGGCAGTGCCTTCGTCGAGCAGGCTGGCGTTGGCAATTTCGAGGCCCGTAAGGTCAATTATCATTGTCTGATAATTGATCAGGGCTTCCAGGCGACCCTGGGCAATTTCGGCCTGGTAGGGGGTGTAGGCGGTATACCAGCCCGGGTTTTCGAGGATATTCCGCTGAATAACGGCCGGCAGCTGGGTGTCGTGGTAGCCCAGGCCGATGTAGTTTTTGAATAAGCGGTTTTTACCGGCAATCTGCTTGAACTTCGCCAAAAAAGCCCGCTCCGTGAGGGCAGCGGGCAAGTTCAGCGGCTTCTTCAGGCGAATGGCAGCCGGCACGGTTTCGTCGATAAGCTTGTCAATCGATTCCACACCAATGGTGCGCAGCATCTCGGCCACGGCAGCTTCGTCGGGCCCATTGTGGCGGTCCACGAACACATCGGCGGGCTTGGTTTTCAGCAACATAAAAGGATGGGTGAGGGTGGCAACAGCAAGGCTCCGGAAAGAGCCCTGACAAAGGTAGCGCGAAAAGGCTTCATGCTTAAACCCACAAACCATCAAAAGTTTAGGGTTGTTCCGGGAAATCTTCCGGCAGCACCTTATAGGCAGCACCTTATAGGCAGCAGCTATGGCATTTTGCAAAGGTATGCCTGTGTATTGCTGCGGTGAGCCCAAATAATTTAACCAGATTTGGGGCCAGATTGCCACCCACCCATCTCCCTGCATGCGTCCTATTACTATTGGCCTGATTTGCGAAGGCAAAACCCCACCCGACAAGCGCGTACCCCTCACGCCAAAAAAATGCATGGAAGCGGTTTCCCTCTATCCGGGGCTGCAGATTGTGGTGCAGGAAAGTGCCGTGCGCTGCTTCTCCGATCAGGAATACCGCGACGTAGGCCTGGAAGTGCGCGCTGATGTGTCTGACTGTGATATTCTGATGGGGGTGAAGGAAGTACCCATCGCGCAGCTGATTTCCAACAAAACCTACCTGTTCTTCTCGCATACCGTGAAAAAGCAGCCGGCCAACCGGGAGCTGCTCCGGCAGGTGCTGCAGAAAAATATCACCCTGATAGACTACGAGCTGCTCACTAATGAAAAGGAAGAGCGGATTGTAGCCTTTGGCCGCTGGGCCGGCATTGTGGGCGCCTATAACGGCCTGCTGACGTATGGCCGCAAGCACGGGCTGTATGAGCTGAAGCCGGCCTATAAGTGCGTGGATATGGAGGATATGCAGGAAGAGTTCTTCAAGGTAAAGCAGTTGCCGCCCATAAAAATGGTGGTAACGGGTACCGGCCGCGTGGCGCAGGGGGCCGTGGAGGTGCTGGACCGCATGGGTATCCGTCGGGTAAGCGTGTACGATTATCTGTACCATGATTTCCACGAGCCGGTGTACACCCAGCTGCGCAGCTCCGACTACAACCGCCGCCGCGACGGCCGGGTGTGGGATACCCCGGATTTTCATAAGCATCCGGAGCAGTACGAGTCTACTTTCAGCAGCTACCTGCCCGTTACGGACCTGCTGATTGCCTGCGCCTACTGGCACCCCGCCGCCCCCAAGCTCTTCACGGAGGAAGACACGCGCCGCCCCAATTTCCGCATCAATACCATTGCCGATGTAACCTGCGACGTGAATGGCTCCGTGCCCACCACCAAGCGCAGCACCACCATCCAGGACCCGGCCTTCGACTATAACCCTACTACCGGCGAGCTGGAGCCGCCGTATTCCCGCCCGGGCAATATCACGGAAATGGCCGTGGATAACCTGCCCTGCGAGCTGCCCCGCAATGCCTCCCGTGACTTCGGCCGGCAGCTGATCGATAACGTGTTTCCGCACCTGCTCCGCGACACACCCGACGGCATTATTGAGCGGGCCACCATTACCAAAGGCGGCCAGCTGACGGAGCGGTATCAGTACCTGACCGATTACGTGGCGGACTAAACCAGGTGCTGTTGTTAGGTTGCGGCCATATGCCCGGATACAAAAAGCCTCCCGCTGAAATCTCATTTCAGCGGGAGGCTTTTTGTAGTGGTTCTACGGTTTGTGGAGAGCTTAGAAAGGCTAAATACCGTTCAGTACGGGGTATTTGGCCCGCACCAGCATGTAGAGGCCGTAGGCCATCAGGCCAAGCGCAACAATGGCCAGGGCGGCGGGGCCCATAGCGGCCAGGAAATCGAAGGCCTCATCGGTGGTGCCTACGGCTGCCGCGCGGTGCTGGCGCCCGGCCTGCACAAAAAAGTACCCAATAATACCCAGCACAATGCCCCGGGCAGTGTAGCCCACCTGGCCCGTGCGATACACAATCTGCTGCTGATTGGCAGGCAGGCCACTATCATTCACATGTTTGCTGAAAGAGCCGGAATAGGCGCGGTAAATCTGATACAGGCCGGTACCAATGATGATTAGCCCGAGCAGCATCACCAGCCATTCGCCAGCCGGCCAGTTCAGTACTTTGGCTGTCAGGTCCTGGCGGGCGTTGCCGCCTTTATCGGCATAGCCGTTCATCGCCAGTTGTGCCGCATACCAGGCCACGCTGGCATATACCAAGCCGCTGCCGGCATAGCCCAGCCGCCGACCTAAGCCTTTAGCATCGGAGCCTTTGTTCTCCGTATCGCGCAGCGCCTGCGTAAAGCGCCAGATTATGTAGCCCAGCAGGCCAAAGGCAATCAGCCCCAGCAAAACCTGGCCGCCCGGTAAACTCTGCACGGTTTGTACAGCCTGTTCTTTATCGGCCGTTTGGCCGCCCTGCTGCCCGGTAGCGGCCAGCAGCGCCAGAATGCCCATCAAAAAATACACCACGCCTTTGGCCGCAAAGCCAAAGCGGGCCAGCGCCCGAATGCCCGCCGAGGGCGAACCGGGCACCGCAGCAGAAATAGTAGTTGCAAGCGACATAAAAGGAAGTGAGTTGATAGTTGCCCGTTGTGAGTTGCCGGTGGGTAGTTGGTAGGGAAAGCCCGTTGAACGAACTGGCAACGGGAAAGTCTACGCAGAACAAGCTCCACATGGCTAAAAGAAAGCGCCCCGCTTCACCAATTTCGGTGGGGCGGGGCGCTTTAATCGAGCATAAACCGGCACCAGAGGTGTAGCTTCCGGGAGCTGTGCGGGGAAAGGACTACCGCAGCCGGTAGAGCCGCGCCCCAAACAGCGCAATAAAGAGGTAGCATATAATGGGCAGGTAGTAGGCCGCCGCTATATCATGGTTAGCCACTTTGCCCATCAGGTAAGGAAACACGGCCCCGCCCGCCACGGCCATTACCAGGATAGATGAAGCCTGCGGCGTGTGCCGTCCCAGGTCTTTGATACCGAGGCTGAAAATGGTGGGGAACATGATGCTGAAGAAGAAGTTGATCAGCAGCAGCGCCCCAAACGATACCCAGCCCCAGCTCTGCGCTACTACTATACACATCAGTACATTAGCTAACGCAAAGGCCGTGAGTAGCTTGTTGGGGGCTATATAGCGCATCAGGAAGGTGCCCACAAAGCGGCCCAGCATCATCAGTACCATGAACAGGGAAAAGTAGCCGGCCGCGGCCGCATCAGAGAGGTGCATCTTCTCCACGCCATAGTTGATGAAAAAGGCCCAGGTGCCGCCCTGCGCCGCTACGTTGAGAAACTGCGCCAACCAGGCCCACCGAAAGTGTGGGTGCTGAAACAGGGTTCTGGCCGCCGGCACTTCCTCGGCCGTGCCACTGTAAAAGCCGGCTTCCGTTTCGGCCGGGGCCAATGGCGCACCATGGGCATCCTGCAGTGCGGGTACTTTAACAAAGGAAAAGGCCACCGCAATAGCCAGAATGGTGCTGCCGATGCCCACATACAGCAGCTTTACCGACGATAAGTCGCCATCGGTGTGCGGGCCGCTGAGGATGAAGTAGCTGCCTAACAGCGGCCCCACCACGGCCCCCAGGCCATTAAATGACTGGGCAAAGTTCAGGCGCTGGTCGCTGGTGCGCTGGTCGCCGAGGGCTGCCATGAACGGATGCGCTACTGCCTCCAGCGTGGCCAGCCCGCAGGCCAGCACGAACAGGGCTCCCCGGAAGAAGCTGAACGATGCCGCGTTGGCCGCCGGTACAAACAGGAAGGCCCCTATGGCATAGAGGCTTAACCCCAGCAATACTCCTTTTTTGTAGCCGAAACGCTTCATGAACAGTCCGGCCGGAATGCCCATTACGGCGTATGCCCCGAAGATGGAAAACTGCACCAGCCCCGACTGCGCCTTGCTCACGTTGAGCACGTTCTGAAAGTGCTTGTTCAGCACATCGCCCATGGTAATGGCAATGGCCCAGAGCATAAACAACGACGAGACGAAAATCAGCGTCGGAATGTACTTTTTCTCGGTGAAAGGTACCGAGGTAGGGGCGCCAAGGGTCGAATTAGCAACGGATTGCATGAAGAGGAAGGAAAAAGAACGTCATGCCCTGCAGAGCAAAACCTGACGTTCTAATGGGAGAAATATAGGTGCCTACTCTACCGGCCGTGTGGCCACGGCAATTTTGGAGTCGGCCGTACCGTAGTACATCAGCCATTTGTTCTGGAACCGTACCAGCCCTTCCAGGAACACCACTTGGTTTACCTGGCCTGTGGTCTCGTAAGG carries:
- the ytxJ gene encoding bacillithiol system redox-active protein YtxJ, with the protein product MNSWIQLTQPEQLVDIVRESEEQTVLIFKHSTSCSISAAAKSRLERQWADAGLSNVKMYYLDLLRFRPISNEIAEKFGVRHESPQLLLIKQGECRYDASHMGIRLSDVQSQL
- a CDS encoding OsmC family protein, with translation MSTATAQYAGNLRTEATHVASGNTILTDAPVDNHGRGEAFSPTDLVSTALGSCMMTIMGIVANRHEVDLTGTTFEVTKHMSAEPRRIAQVDVHFHMPAALPAKERTILENAARTCPVALSLNPEIQQQVQFTYDR
- the lipA gene encoding lipoyl synthase, whose protein sequence is MLTLPVIQPEAAAPARPRKPDWLRVKLPVGPEYASVRRLVDEHKLHTICESGNCPNMGECWGAGTATFMILGNICTRSCSFCAVATGRPTEFDTDEPRRVAEAIQLMGVKHAVITSVNRDELKDRGASIWLETVVRIKQLSPETTIETLIPDVKANWEALDVMIAGGQEVVSHNMETVGSLYRLVRPQGKYDRSLEQIRRTKAAGRRTKSGIMLGLGETQEEMYKAMDDLVANGLDILTLGQYLQPTKRHLEVAEFIHPDMFAHYREEGLRRGLKYVESGPLVRSSYHAERHVNVPI
- a CDS encoding DUF4136 domain-containing protein, whose translation is MNSVLRLFSRPVATAMVGLGLLLASAGCATTGRVGVTTDFDHSINFRSYKTWAWYPQQPSDAEGGPAHDYNSFLDQRIRKAVEAEMSRKGLMLTDKAPDVYVAYSAKVEDKQRVDPLYNGMYPYGYRWYGYGRQQTIIDNYKAGTVIIDIVDAKRKQLAWRGYGQARVDNQTITEPEVYRIVGSVLGTFPPQDAQARR
- the gcvP gene encoding aminomethyl-transferring glycine dehydrogenase, with amino-acid sequence MLLKTKPADVFVDRHNGPDEAAVAEMLRTIGVESIDKLIDETVPAAIRLKKPLNLPAALTERAFLAKFKQIAGKNRLFKNYIGLGYHDTQLPAVIQRNILENPGWYTAYTPYQAEIAQGRLEALINYQTMIIDLTGLEIANASLLDEGTAAAETLHMFHSLSKKKNATRYFVSEQVLPQTIDVLRTRATPLGIELVVGNHRTFDLTDESLFGAILQYPAADGAVYDYTDFISKAHDNGLFVTVAADLMALTLLTPPGEMGADAVVGNSQRFGVPMGYGGPHAGFLATKDAFKRVIPGRIIGQSIDAAGNKAYRMALQTREQHIRREKATSNICTAQVLLSVLAGMYAVYHGPQRLKQFASNIHGLAQTLAAALSDLGLNQRNEFYFDTLDIKLESVELQNAIKQEAEAAGINFRYFEEYGSPRVGISLNQNTEIEDVRDIVAVFSKVLGKDAKPVELPAEVSVNWTDNLIRTSEYLTHPIFNSHHSEHEMLRYMKQLENKDLSLAHSMISLGSCTMKLNATAEMIPVTWPEIGGLHPFAPREQAQGYAEIFKDLEAWLCEVTGFAAVSLQPNSGAQGEYAGLLAIKGYHDARGDQHRNVALIPASAHGTNPASAVMAGMQVVVVKSTEDGNIDVADLKAKAEQYADKLSCLMVTYPSTHGVYEETIIDICQTIHDHGGRVYMDGANMNAQVGLTSPATIGADVCHLNLHKTFCIPHGGGGPGVGPIGVVADLAPYLPGHVLVDADGRTYGAVTSAPWGSASILPISYAYINMMGGEGLTQATRIAILNANYIKARLEEHYPVLYTGSNGRCAHEMILDCRQFKKAGIEVEDIAKRLMDYGFHAPTVSFPVAGTLMVEPTESESKEELDRFIEAMIGIRKEIAEVEAGRADAKDNMLKHAPHTAASVLTHEWTRPYSREQAVYPTEYARAYKFWPTVARIDSAYGDRNLICSCTPLEQYVDAEEQLVPTDKGPSY
- a CDS encoding NAD(P)-dependent oxidoreductase, translated to MRPITIGLICEGKTPPDKRVPLTPKKCMEAVSLYPGLQIVVQESAVRCFSDQEYRDVGLEVRADVSDCDILMGVKEVPIAQLISNKTYLFFSHTVKKQPANRELLRQVLQKNITLIDYELLTNEKEERIVAFGRWAGIVGAYNGLLTYGRKHGLYELKPAYKCVDMEDMQEEFFKVKQLPPIKMVVTGTGRVAQGAVEVLDRMGIRRVSVYDYLYHDFHEPVYTQLRSSDYNRRRDGRVWDTPDFHKHPEQYESTFSSYLPVTDLLIACAYWHPAAPKLFTEEDTRRPNFRINTIADVTCDVNGSVPTTKRSTTIQDPAFDYNPTTGELEPPYSRPGNITEMAVDNLPCELPRNASRDFGRQLIDNVFPHLLRDTPDGIIERATITKGGQLTERYQYLTDYVAD
- a CDS encoding DUF1206 domain-containing protein; the encoded protein is MSLATTISAAVPGSPSAGIRALARFGFAAKGVVYFLMGILALLAATGQQGGQTADKEQAVQTVQSLPGGQVLLGLIAFGLLGYIIWRFTQALRDTENKGSDAKGLGRRLGYAGSGLVYASVAWYAAQLAMNGYADKGGNARQDLTAKVLNWPAGEWLVMLLGLIIIGTGLYQIYRAYSGSFSKHVNDSGLPANQQQIVYRTGQVGYTARGIVLGIIGYFFVQAGRQHRAAAVGTTDEAFDFLAAMGPAALAIVALGLMAYGLYMLVRAKYPVLNGI
- the fucP gene encoding L-fucose:H+ symporter permease; this encodes MQSVANSTLGAPTSVPFTEKKYIPTLIFVSSLFMLWAIAITMGDVLNKHFQNVLNVSKAQSGLVQFSIFGAYAVMGIPAGLFMKRFGYKKGVLLGLSLYAIGAFLFVPAANAASFSFFRGALFVLACGLATLEAVAHPFMAALGDQRTSDQRLNFAQSFNGLGAVVGPLLGSYFILSGPHTDGDLSSVKLLYVGIGSTILAIAVAFSFVKVPALQDAHGAPLAPAETEAGFYSGTAEEVPAARTLFQHPHFRWAWLAQFLNVAAQGGTWAFFINYGVEKMHLSDAAAAGYFSLFMVLMMLGRFVGTFLMRYIAPNKLLTAFALANVLMCIVVAQSWGWVSFGALLLINFFFSIMFPTIFSLGIKDLGRHTPQASSILVMAVAGGAVFPYLMGKVANHDIAAAYYLPIICYLFIALFGARLYRLR